GCTGCGCGGGCCTTGGCGCTACGGATACTTCGGAAGCTGAGAGCCGGGCCTTAAGACGGTGACAAAGGCTAGACGTCAAGGGCTGGGGGGCGGGTCTGAGCCTCGCCACGCCCACGCGCGGAGGGGCGCGGCTGCGCCGCGCCGGGCGTGCTATCCTGACGCCCGGCTCTCCCCCGCCCCTGCGGTGTATGCGGGCTGGGCGGGGACCGTGCGAGCAGCGGACGAGCCCAGGCCGGTAGGCGGTTGCTGGAGTAACCCTGGTGAGGAAGGCCGGCCCGGCCCGCGGGTGTGGATGGATGGGGCGGGGCACGCGGGGTGGGGCGGGAGAGGGGCACCGGTGGAAAgggagaaggggtggggtggtggcTGGATGCTCGAGGTGGTTAGGGAGAGAACAGACCCGCACACCGGCGTTCCGGGTGCGGGGAGGGTGGGCTGCGGCTCCCCCCGGTCGGAGCCGGGCGGCCTGGCGATGCAGTCGGGTTCACGGCTGCGCtctccctgcaccccacccctttACCGCATTAGCCAGCCAGATACCGCCCATTGCCCGGGTCCCATTTCAGAGCAGCAGGGCGGGGTCTCCCTTGGCCCCTTCCTCTGGGATCGAGAGACAGGCTGCGGGCAAGGCCAGACCCGGGCGTCCATTTGGGGTTCCAATCTCTTCCACGCCCCCGCCCTCCCCCCACGGAGATCCAGAGCGCAGCCGCATTCTCTGACCCTGCTCGCACCGTTCTCCGAGGGTTACACTCGACTCCACCTTCCAACACCGCAGTGGAAACTAGGGGCCGGTCGATGCCTATTCGCACCTCATTTAAATATCGGCCCTAGTACCCGCGCCTTCCCGGCCTGTGCAGCCTTTAGTCACCTCCGTGTCCTTCCCGCGGCCGCGTCCTCACGGGCTGGGGTTCACTGCCCCTGTTTTCCAGGTCTACGTCTGCGGTTGTCAGGTAGGTGGATGTGCGAGGCCCGACCCTCCTGATTCTCGAGAGGCCGTCCCGTCGCAGCTGGCACCATGCTGTCCCCTCAGAGGGCTTTGCTCTGCAACCTCAACCACATCCACCTCCAGCACGTCTCCCTGGGCCTGCACTTGTCCCGCCGTCCCGAGCTCCGGGAGGGGCCCCTGAGCACCTCTCCTCCTCCAGGGGACACTGGGGGCAAAGAAAGCAGGGGCCCCTGCAGCGGGACTCTGGTGGACGCCAATTCCAATAGCCCAGCTGTGCCCTGCCGGTGCTGCCGGGAGCACGGGCCAGGTCTAGAAAACCGGCAGGAGCCGACACAGGAGGATGAGGGGGCAGCCTCTCCCTCGGACCCGGGCTGCtcctcctctctcagctcctgctcAGATCTTAGCCCCGATGAGTCCCCCATTTCGGTCTACGCGAGGGACCTCTCCGGGGGCGAGGacgcccacccccagcccagcatCGTTCCCCTGGAGCAGGGCTCCCCGCTGGCTTCCGCAGGCCCTGGGGCCTGTTCCCCGGACAGTTTCTGCTGTTCTCCCGATTCCTGCTCCGGAGCTTCCTCTCCACCCAGCCCCGGCCTGGACTCCAACTGCAACGCCCTGACCACCTGCCAGGAACCCCCTTCCCCGCGGCTGGAGGAAGACGAAGAGAGTGAGGAGCAGGATCTCCCTATCTCCGAGTTCCCAGAGGCGGATGATGGGAAAATCGACGCTGGGAAAACGGAACCCAGTTGGAAAATCAACCCCATCTGGAAAATTGACACGGAGAAAACGGATGCTGGCTGGAAGGTCGCTGAGAACAATAACTCTGGTTGGAAAATTAACGGGAATATTAACTCCCGCTGGAAAACTGAACCTGGAACATTCGACTCCAGTTGCAAAACCAACACGGGAATAACGGATTCTGGCTCGAAAACAGATGCAGGGAAATTTGATGGGGGATGGAGAAGTGACGTCAGCGAGGAGCCGGTGCCCCACCGGACAATCACGTCCTTCCACGAGCTGGCCCAGAAGCGCAAGCGGGGCCCGGGGCTGCCCCTGGTGCCGCAGGCCAAGAAGGACCGCAGCGACTGGCTCATCGTCTTCTCGCCCGACACCGAGCTGCCCCCCACGGGGTCGCTGGGCGGGTCCCCGGCGCCTCCTCGGGAAGTCACTACCTTCAAGGAACTCCGGTCCCGGAGCCGGGCCCCGCCCCCGCCAGTCCCACCCCGAGACCCCCCAGCTGGCTGGGCCTTGGTCCCGCCCCGGCCCGCACCCCCACCTGTCCCTCCCCGGAGGAAGAAGAACCGGCCCGGGCTGCAGCCCATTGCAGAGGGGCAGCCGGAGGAGGGTAGAGGCGGCAGCCCCGCCGCTGGCGAGGAGGCACCCGCCGCGAAGGAGCCGGAGGATCCCCGCGCGCAGGCGGGCCTCCAGGGTAAGAGGCCGCAGGAGGTAGCCGGGAGGGCTGGGCCTTGGCCCCGCCAGGCCTCCCGACGTCCAACCCAGCCCCCTGTCTCCTCTCCATTCTGTGTCACCCGCCCTCCCATCCCCTTCTGCCAGGGAGCGCTTCGGGGAAAGGGAACCCGGGTGGGTGACTGGGTTACGGGACTAACTCTTTGctccctctttctcctgctcctcCTCGCCTGGCTGCCCGTCCCGCTGCCCTTCTACCCTTCCTGCCATCCCGCTTGCAGCCGGTCCCCTTCTGCTCCCTCCGCCCCTGGTTTTCCGGTTCTCGGCAGACGGGCGCCCCCTGTTGGAGGGTGGGGGCGCTGGCGCAGCTGGGTCTCTGCTCCTGGCGCCTCTGGCCGGCTGGCCCGGCGCGGGGCTGCGGCTGCTGGGGGCGCCGAGCCCCTCCGACGAGCAGCTGCTGCCTGTCCGCCTGTCCCCGGTGGGCGCCTATTCGCCTCCGGCTCGGGGGGCCTTGCCCTGCCTGGCCAGTCCCGAACTGGCACTGCTGCTGTCCCCGCTCTTTCCCAGAAGTAGCACCTTCCCCGCCGCGGCTCCCCCACCCCGCCAGGTGCCCGCTCCCCCGCTGCCACCGCCATCTCGTCCGCCGAAGGCCCCTCGCTGGATCCGGAGCCCACCGCCTCCGCCCAGGCTACGTAAGACGGACCCGGGCAAGCCCCGAGCGCCACGCCTCCGGCTTGGCCGCCCCGCCCACGTCGAGGCCCCGCCACTCGCTCCGCCCCGGCCCCCGCCCATTCCACGCGGCCCTGAGCTTTAGCTCTCGGCTGTGTTTCCGGGCGCCGGGGCAGATTCTCAGCAAGTTCCCTGGTCCTGGGGAGTCTGGACCCGCTCCTCGCGCTAGGGGAGGGCGACTGCTCTCTCCGCTGGGTGGCCTGGCCCCTTTCCCTGCACGCCCGCCCTGGACGTAGTGGTTGCGGGCTTCCTCGGCTTCCACACCCAGGCTTGGTGGGAGTCCCAGCAAGTTCTCTGTTAAGGAGCTTGCATGACATTCTCTGTAGAATCCCTTGGCACCTGCAGTTCGGGCCTGACCCCCACCTTGCTCGGGAAAGGCGGAGGCTGAGTGTCCCTGAGGTCATGGGCCGGAGAGCGATTCTGGCCCCGCCCTCTCCACGCGGCCAGGCCCACGTCCTCCCCACCTAGAGGCAGTCGCGGCCCCCGGTTTCCCCTTTCTGCCACCTTACAGCCTCCCGGCCGTTGGGGCTCGTCTCCCTCCGTCTCTCCTCCCTTTCCCGTCTGTCTGTCTTTCCATTGGTCCAGGCCCCCTCACGTGTTCCCCGTGTCTCCGCGGGCGGGCGCGGGGCTGGCCTCCCCTTCCCTTGCTCGGTCACGTCCCGCCCCGCAGGCCCCAGGCCGGCCTGCGGGAGGTGAGCGCGCCTGCCCCGGGGCAGGGACTTCCGGGATCGAGGAGGTGGGAGCTGCGTGGGCCCTGAGGAAGGGAGATGGGAACGCGGGGGCGGGGAGTGCTGGGATAAGTGTAGGGTTTCACTTTAGGGGCCCGGGTCGAGCCGCCCCGTGTTTCCCTCGACCCTGCGACCCCGCCCGCTCCCCGAGACCCACCGGGATCAAGGGCGCTGCGACCCTCAGGGTGCGGAAGCCCGGAGTCCGGGAGGCACCCCTCGGTCAGTCTCACCCCACCCGTCTTGCCTTACTCCAGTCCGTAGTTCCTGGTCGTTTGCCGGTGTCCCCGGGGCTCAGCAGCTGTGGATGGCAGAAGCCCAGAGTGGGACTGGTCAGCTTCAGGAGCAGAAAAAAGGTAGGGCCCTGCCCTCCGAATAAGCTGCCTCTCACTCAGGCCCTCCTCTCCCAGGCTCTAAGGGATCGGTGTAGACCTGACCCCCTAGTCCACTTTTCTCTTGGACTGGGGAGATGTCCCTTGGGTATGCCCCGGAATAGAGAGGGGACTTTGATCCGTCTTCGCCCCactctgcccctccccctgccttGCCAGGTCTCCTGATAGCCGTCAGTGCATCAGTGGATAAAATCATCTCGCACTTCGGGGCTGCCCGGAACTTGGTTCAGAAGGTGAAGGTGGCCTGGGgtgagagctggggtgggggtgggggctactTACTGTAGCTTGGGGGTGCAGGAACAGCTGGTGGGGAGGAGCTGGAGGCATCCCTGGCTCCATCCCCACTGCATGTCCTTCAGGCCCAGCTGGGGGATAGCCGGTTGAGTCCAGATGTGGGGCACCTAGTGCTGACCACCCTGTGCCCGGCCCTCCACACACTGGTGGCTGATGGGCTGAAGCCTTTCCGGAAGGACCTCATCACCGGGCAACGCAGGAGCAGCCCCTGGAGCGTGGTGGAGGCATCTGTGAAGCCAGGTGAGGGGGCGGGCATGGGGCTGGGACAcaggcagggccagggcctggCTGACATACCCTGGGtgttctcaggctccagcacccGCTCCCTGGGAGCCCTGTATGGCCAGGTCAGTCGTCTGGCCCCCCTGAACAGCAGCCGCAGTCGCTTCCACGCCTTCATCCTGGGCCTCCTCAAGTGAGTGGCCACCTCCTTCCCAGGGTCCCTTCCATGGCCTGGGGGTGTGGGGACAGTGGGTAGGGCTCAGTAGCGGTATCCATGTCCTCAGAGAGAGCCTCCCCTTCTTTCAGTCTTATCTCTCATCCCCCAGCCAGAGGGGGCTGGAGTCTCTCATTTCCCTGAATTTCCGTTTTCTCTTTTCCCCCCCAGTACTAAGCAGTTGGAGCTGTGGTTTTCCAGTCTCCAGGAGGATGCAGGTCAGAGGCTCAGGTGGAATTGGGTGTGGGTTGCTGGGCTGTGGGGGAAGGAGGGTATGggatctttcctgttggttccCACAGATACCAAAATTATATTAATACGAATCTTTGATCTTATTATTCTTATGTTCAAAACTCTTCTAAGGAGTCCTATTGCCCAAATCCTCACTGTGCCCTCCAAAGACTTGGTCATCTGGCTTCTGTCTGCCCCAGGGCCTCATATAAGTTGTCTCCCATACCTAGAACAGTTCTTCCTGTCCCTCCTGCTTTTTCAGTAACCtttattcatcctttttttttttttaattaacggaaaaaaagaaattaacccagcatttagaaatcataccattctacgtatgcaatcagtaattcttaacatcatcacatagatgcatgatcatcgtttcttagtacatttgcatcggtttagaagaactagcaacacaacagaaaaagatatagaatgttaatatagagaaaagaaataaaagtaataataatagtaaaacaaacaaacaaacaaaacaaaacaaaaaaaaaaacctatagctcagatgcagcttcattcagtgttttaacatgattactatacacttaggtattattgtgctgtccatttttgagattttgtatctagtcctgttgcacagtctgtatcccttcagctccaattacccattatcttaccctgtttctaactcctgttggactctgttaccaatgacatattccaagtttattctcgaatgtccgttcacatcagtgggaccatacagtatttgtcctttagtttttggctggactcactcagcataatgttctctaggtccatccatgttattacatgcttcataagtttatcctgtcttaaagctgcataatattccatcgtatgtatataccacagtttgtttagccacttgtctgttgatggacatttcggctgtttccatctctttgcaattgtaaataacgctgctataaacattggtgtgcaaatgtccgtttgtgtctttgcccttaagtcctttgagtagatacccagcaatggtattgctgggtcgtatggcaattctatattcaactttttgaggaaccgccaaactgccttccacagtggttgcaccatttgacattcccaccaacagtggataagtgtgcctctttctccacatcctctccagcacttgtcattttctgttttgttgataatggccattctggtgggtgtgagatgatatctcattgtggttttgatttgcatttctctaatggccagggacattgagcatctcttcatgtgccttttggccatttgtatttcctcttctggtaggtgtctgttcaagtctttttcccattttgtaattggattggctgtctttttgttgttgagttgaacaatctctttataaattctggatactagacctttatctgatatgtcatttccaaatattatctcccattgtgtaggctgtctttctactttcttgatgaagttctttgatgcacaaaagtgtttaattttgaggagctcccatttatttatttctttcttcagtgctcttgctttaggtttaaggtccataaaaccgcctccaattgtaagtttcataagatatctccctacattttcctctaactgttttatgatcttagacctaatgtttagatctttgatccattttgagttaacttttgtataaggtgtgagatatgggtcttctttcattcttttgcatatggatatccagttctctaggcaccatttattgaagagactgttgtgtcccaggtgagttggcttgactgccttatcaaagatcaaatgtccatagatgagagggtctatatctgagcactctattcgattccattggtcgatatatctatctttatgccaatatcatgctgttttgaccactgtggcttcataatatgccttaaagtccggcagcgcgagacctccagcttcgtttttttccctcaagatgtttttagcaattcggggcaccctgcccttccagataaatttgcttattggtttttctatttctgaaaaataagttgttgggattttgattggtattgcattgaatctgtagatcaatttaggtaggattgacatcttaattatatttagtcttccagtccatgaacacggtatgcccttccatctatttaggttttctgtgatttcttttagcagttttttgtagttttctttatatagtttttttgtctctttagttaaatttattcctaggtattttattcttttagttgcgattgtaaatgggattcgtttcttgatttccccctcagcttgttcattactagtgtatagaaacactacagatttttgaatgttgatcttgtaatctgctactttgctgtactcatttattagctctagtagttttgttgtggatttttccaggttttcgacgtatagtatcatatcgtctgcaaacagtgatagctttacttcttcctttccaattttgatgccttgtatttctttttcttgtctaattgctctggctagaacctccaacacaatgttgaataataatggtgatagtggacatccttgtcttgttcctgatctttatTCATCCTTTTAGGGTCCTCCTCAGTGAGGCTCCCCACTCATCCCCAGACTGGCCTTGCCCCCAGTTTTGTGTGTGTCCCTATGACACCCCATGTCTTGCTCCTTCCTAGCCTTTATGCTCCTCCTCAGTTACTTGTCACCACTTGTTCTGTGTGGGTTTATCTCTCTTGCTAGGCTGCGGCTCCACATGCACAGGGATGTGTCAGTCTGGTAACCCCACCATGTCcttccctgcaccccaccccttgCCCCAGTGCTTAGCCCAGAGTGAGGCTGATGTGGAGAGTCCTCTGGGACCAAGCCTAGGATGGGAGCTGATGGTGGCCTACTCTTCCCCAGGTTTGCTGTCCCTCCTGTACCTGCCCACTGGATTCTTCTCCCTGGCCCGGGGTGGCTGCCCTTCCCTGTCCACGGAGCTGCTGCTCCTGCTGCAGCCATTGTCCGTGCTCACCTTCCACCTGGACCTGCTCTTTGagcaccaccaccacctgccCCTGGGCCCGCCTCAGGCCCCTGTCTCCCCAGGCCCACCTCCAGCCCTACAGCAGACAGTGCAGGCTATGCTGCACTGGGGGGGTCGGCTGGCCCAGAGCTTGCGGGGGACTTCGGGGGAGGCCCCTTTGGGCCCATCAGCCCCCCCAAGTCCACCCACATCAGGTAGCTGGTGGGAGCAGCTGACCCAGGCTTCCCGGGTCTATGCATCTGGGGGTACCGAGGGCTTCCCCCTTACCCGGTGGGGCCCCAGACGCCATGGGACTACAGCTGAAGGTGCACAGGAAAGACTCCCGCCTGCAGAGGAAACGGCACCAGGCAGAGGCGTGTGGCTGGGGAGGCTGTTTGGAGTGCCTGGGGgcgccacagaaacagagaatggAGGCCTAAAATCCAGGTAATGGGGTGGTGCCTGATTCCCTGTGTGACCTCTGATATTCCCCTTCCCCCCAGTCCTCCAGTGGCCCTAATTTGAAACTCCCTAGGATCCTCTGGATCAGGGATTGGCAGTCTGCTTTTCTATAGCCGTGagttaaaaatggtttttacatttttaagtggttACATTTTAATGGTTGCATGAGTACCTCCAAAGGCTCTTGATTTTACTTCTTGGCtctcaaagtctaaaatatgtacGATCTGGCTTTATAATAAGAGAAAGTTTGCCTACCCCTGCTCTAGGGCTTGACCTTTGGTGACTCTTTAATGGCTTCAGGGGCTCTCTAGTGACCCCCTGaaatctctctgagcttctgtagcCACAGGACTCTTGTGACTTCTGGCCATGTGAACCTTTGCTGTCACCTCCCTAATCACCCAAAAGCTACCAGTGACCCACAGCTGCCACTGTGCCCTAAGTAGTGACCAACTCCTGACCTTTTTTGAACAGGCCTCTCAGCCTCTCTTTTCCTCCAAGCCCCTGGTTTCTTGGATTCTTTCTGGAGGTGGGGTGATCTCCATGACCCTAACTCCTTTCCTCcaggagaccatccagctggctGCCCCCCGCCGTGAGTGTGTTGGCTCTGGTGAAGTGGGGGGCATCTCCCGAGACTCCCTCTTCTCCTGAGGAGCTCGAGGCCTCAGCCTCCAGCCCACTACAGACCCAGAGGTAAAAAGGAAGGGTGAGAATGCATTGGTGTGTAACCCATGTGCgctatatatgtgtgtatctgtCTTCACAGAGTGGATGGGAATTAGTGTGAAAGGCTCTGGGCTTTAAAGTTAGACAATGCTTGGTTTGCATTGCATCTTTGCcagtttttaaaatctgtgtGACAATTTCTCTACAAGTCTTAGTTTCTGTAAACAGgagatgattaaataaatatttttctgttatggTTGCTGAGAGAGAAGACTAAAGATAATTTTATGAAAGcatttggcacatagtaggtgcccagttggtgttaatttttattattttgtgtgcATACACATGTACCCATGGGTGTCCACTGAGGGACCATGCTTCCCTTTAGTGGGCTCATCTAAGCTGGTACCAAAGGTTGCTTCTACTTTGGAGTCTCGCTTTCTTTGGGTTCTCAGTCCATTGAACTAAgctgtttttcattcattcagcaatatTTTTTGAGTACTTTATGCCAAGTATTATGACAGTGGAGGGAGTACAAAAATAAACGTACTGGAGTCCCTGTCCTCAGGAAGCTTGTAGTCCAGTGGAAAACACTGGTGAATTAATGAGGAATCTCAGTCCTGTATGGTAAAGACCCTATGAATGAAAGACTGAGTTTTTTGGGGCCATATAGACATTGTTTCTCCGGCATCTAACCAGGAAAGGCTCAGTGATAGTGTGTGGATGAGCATCTGGCAGGGGACAACAGTATGCAAAGGTGGAGAAGCCTGAGAAACTGTGGGTACACGTGGCAGGAGTGGAGGATGCTGACAGTACtgatggggaggctggagggtcAGTGTGCCAGCCAAGGAGGCTGGGCTTTCTTGTGAGGCACTGGGAGCTACTGAAGGGTCCTTAGTCCGGGAGTAATGTGCTTGCTTGTGTTCTAGAAAGATCTCCAACTGCTTTGCAGAGAATGGCCTTGCAGAGGGAGGTTAACGGAAGATTCAAGGAGACCAGTTAGATTACTCTGCAGTGGTCCAGAGACACTAGAGGCCTAAAGCAGAATGGTAGCAGTGGAGTTGAAGAGAAAGAGTAGATAGAGGAGGAGATAAAACACTAAGCACCATATGAATTTTGGTGATGGATTAGATGTGAGGAGTTGAGACACTGGGCTTTTGCTAGGAGCAGTTGAGTAGAAGGTGGTGCCATTTACCACTCTAGGAGACACAGAGTGGTTTGGATGAGTCATTTAAGTGTGCATATGTTGAAACGAAGCACCAGAGAGAAGTGCAAACATTGTCAGGTAAGTAGCTATAGAGCACAGGAGAACATTGGAGCCCCATGGTCCCTGAGTCTCTTCCAGAACCCAGTCATTGTTTACTGAGCTGAACCAACAGGGGTGCTACACATAGTGGGGAGGGGAGGCTTGGAGGTAGCTGAGCCCCACGCCCCCCTCACTTCACCCCAGCATCTCCCTCTGGCTCCTCTCAGGGCGGTCCGGGCACTCTGTGACCACACTGCTGCAGGACCAGACCAGCTAAGCTTCAGGCGTGGGGAGGTGCTGCGTGTCGTCGCCACGGTGGATGAGGACTGGCTCCGCTGTGGGCGGGATGGAGCAGAAGGGCTGGTGCCTGTGGGGTATACCTCCCTTGTTCTCTAGCCCTGGGACCCTTTCCTGCATATGTGCCCACCTCCACCTGGGAATGGAATGGCCCATGAGCACGAATCCATGGAAGCTGTCATCCCAGAAGCATtttccctgtctgtaaaatgACACTTCTTCCCAcatctaatatttaaaataaactttccttcttctcttccttgccCATTTGTAAGGTGAAATCTGCCCTTCTTCCAAATATGTAAAAAGGAATTCCCCTCTATgcagtctctttcctttttatttaaggGAGCATCTCCCTtcctatctgcaaaatgggaatctGCCCCCACCCTAACTTCTTCATCTGTAAGTGGA
This is a stretch of genomic DNA from Tamandua tetradactyla isolate mTamTet1 chromosome 4, mTamTet1.pri, whole genome shotgun sequence. It encodes these proteins:
- the RUSC1 gene encoding AP-4 complex accessory subunit RUSC1 isoform X2 — encoded protein: MLSPQRALLCNLNHIHLQHVSLGLHLSRRPELREGPLSTSPPPGDTGGKESRGPCSGTLVDANSNSPAVPCRCCREHGPGLENRQEPTQEDEGAASPSDPGCSSSLSSCSDLSPDESPISVYARDLSGGEDAHPQPSIVPLEQGSPLASAGPGACSPDSFCCSPDSCSGASSPPSPGLDSNCNALTTCQEPPSPRLEEDEESEEQDLPISEFPEADDGKIDAGKTEPSWKINPIWKIDTEKTDAGWKVAENNNSGWKINGNINSRWKTEPGTFDSSCKTNTGITDSGSKTDAGKFDGGWRSDVSEEPVPHRTITSFHELAQKRKRGPGLPLVPQAKKDRSDWLIVFSPDTELPPTGSLGGSPAPPREVTTFKELRSRSRAPPPPVPPRDPPAGWALVPPRPAPPPVPPRRKKNRPGLQPIAEGQPEEGRGGSPAAGEEAPAAKEPEDPRAQAGLQAGPLLLPPPLVFRFSADGRPLLEGGGAGAAGSLLLAPLAGWPGAGLRLLGAPSPSDEQLLPVRLSPVGAYSPPARGALPCLASPELALLLSPLFPRSSTFPAAAPPPRQVPAPPLPPPSRPPKAPRWIRSPPPPPRLLRSSWSFAGVPGAQQLWMAEAQSGTGQLQEQKKGLLIAVSASVDKIISHFGAARNLVQKAQLGDSRLSPDVGHLVLTTLCPALHTLVADGLKPFRKDLITGQRRSSPWSVVEASVKPGSSTRSLGALYGQVSRLAPLNSSRSRFHAFILGLLNTKQLELWFSSLQEDAGLLSLLYLPTGFFSLARGGCPSLSTELLLLLQPLSVLTFHLDLLFEHHHHLPLGPPQAPVSPGPPPALQQTVQAMLHWGGRLAQSLRGTSGEAPLGPSAPPSPPTSGSWWEQLTQASRVYASGGTEGFPLTRWGPRRHGTTAEGAQERLPPAEETAPGRGVWLGRLFGVPGGATETENGGLKSRRPSSWLPPAVSVLALVKWGASPETPSSPEELEASASSPLQTQRAVRALCDHTAAGPDQLSFRRGEVLRVVATVDEDWLRCGRDGAEGLVPVGYTSLVL
- the RUSC1 gene encoding AP-4 complex accessory subunit RUSC1 isoform X1, which translates into the protein MAEAQSGTGQLQEQKKGLLIAVSASVDKIISHFGAARNLVQKAQLGDSRLSPDVGHLVLTTLCPALHTLVADGLKPFRKDLITGQRRSSPWSVVEASVKPGSSTRSLGALYGQVSRLAPLNSSRSRFHAFILGLLNTKQLELWFSSLQEDAGLLSLLYLPTGFFSLARGGCPSLSTELLLLLQPLSVLTFHLDLLFEHHHHLPLGPPQAPVSPGPPPALQQTVQAMLHWGGRLAQSLRGTSGEAPLGPSAPPSPPTSGSWWEQLTQASRVYASGGTEGFPLTRWGPRRHGTTAEGAQERLPPAEETAPGRGVWLGRLFGVPGGATETENGGLKSRRPSSWLPPAVSVLALVKWGASPETPSSPEELEASASSPLQTQRAVRALCDHTAAGPDQLSFRRGEVLRVVATVDEDWLRCGRDGAEGLVPVGYTSLVL